One Candidatus Obscuribacterales bacterium DNA window includes the following coding sequences:
- a CDS encoding aromatic ring-hydroxylating dioxygenase subunit alpha, translated as MLVTQHPVFRRFWYPVVPIAQIQHGSAAFELLGQRLVIWQAAEGQPVAVADRCCHRSARLSQGTVVDGAIQCPYHGWCFDGQGRCVQVPQVPDRPISPAYQVPGYACVERYGYAWVCLDSPLADIPDIPEAVDPQFRYIPQFYEPWRCAGLRLMENSFDNAHPHFVHHKTFGISQEPVPPPPTSLEEMDWGLTMTYGLPVKNSDMQKQNLGMESDRTLRLSRATWYLPFLRTLRITYPNGLVHLIFTAATPVNDQVSQIVQFCLRNDTEADAPAQDIIAFDRAVTLEDKDILEGTDYDVPLDLHAEQHMWTDQPGIIMRRKLAHLIQRAEAPAIALSSATL; from the coding sequence ATGCTTGTCACCCAGCACCCTGTATTTCGGCGGTTTTGGTATCCGGTGGTGCCCATCGCCCAGATTCAGCATGGCTCAGCAGCGTTTGAGCTTTTGGGACAACGGCTGGTGATTTGGCAGGCGGCCGAGGGGCAGCCGGTGGCGGTGGCCGATCGCTGTTGCCATCGTTCAGCGCGGCTTTCTCAGGGAACGGTGGTGGACGGTGCAATTCAATGTCCCTACCACGGCTGGTGTTTTGATGGGCAAGGTCGCTGTGTGCAGGTGCCCCAGGTGCCCGATCGCCCCATTTCTCCGGCCTATCAGGTGCCAGGCTATGCCTGTGTTGAGCGCTACGGCTATGCCTGGGTTTGCTTGGATAGTCCGCTGGCAGATATTCCCGATATTCCCGAGGCTGTGGATCCGCAGTTTCGCTACATTCCCCAGTTCTATGAACCCTGGCGCTGTGCCGGTTTGCGGCTGATGGAAAATTCCTTTGACAATGCCCATCCCCACTTTGTCCATCACAAGACCTTTGGCATCTCCCAGGAACCCGTACCACCGCCGCCCACCTCGTTGGAAGAAATGGATTGGGGGCTGACCATGACCTATGGACTGCCAGTGAAAAACTCTGACATGCAGAAGCAGAATCTTGGCATGGAAAGCGATCGCACCCTGCGCCTCAGTCGTGCCACCTGGTATCTACCCTTTCTCCGCACCCTGCGGATTACCTATCCTAACGGTCTGGTGCATCTAATTTTTACCGCAGCGACGCCGGTGAATGATCAGGTATCGCAGATTGTCCAGTTCTGTCTGCGCAATGATACGGAAGCGGATGCACCGGCCCAGGATATTATCGCCTTTGACCGAGCGGTGACGCTGGAGGATAAAGATATTTTGGAAGGGACGGACTATGACGTGCCCCTGGATCTCCATGCTGAGCAGCATATGTGGACGGATCAACCCGGCATTATCATGCGGCGCAAATTGGCGCACCTGATTCAACGAGCTGAAGCGCCAGCGATCGCTCTTTCTAGCGCTACACTCTAA
- a CDS encoding HD domain-containing protein, with protein MLPTFDPKRLQQQMQFVLEIDKLKGILRQTLITDASRQENSAEHSWHIAMMAIALEEYAHQPVSLLHVIRLLLVHDLVEIDAGDTFCYDADGNQSKAAREIQAADRLFGLLPPEQEQQLRAWWDEYEEQVTADAQFAKALDCLQPFLNNMQTHGHTWMLHGVHHAQVRDRMSAVQVGAPALWPWVESQIEEAIAAGLLRAA; from the coding sequence ATGCTGCCAACCTTTGACCCAAAACGCCTTCAGCAACAGATGCAGTTTGTCTTAGAAATTGACAAGCTTAAAGGCATCCTGCGGCAAACCCTGATTACCGATGCTTCGCGCCAGGAAAACAGTGCTGAACATTCTTGGCATATCGCGATGATGGCGATCGCCCTCGAAGAATATGCCCATCAGCCGGTGAGTCTGCTGCATGTGATTCGTCTGCTCCTAGTGCATGATCTGGTAGAAATTGATGCTGGCGATACCTTTTGCTATGACGCCGACGGCAACCAAAGTAAAGCAGCGCGGGAGATACAAGCAGCCGATCGCCTGTTTGGACTCTTGCCGCCGGAGCAAGAACAGCAACTGCGCGCCTGGTGGGATGAATATGAAGAGCAGGTGACGGCGGATGCCCAGTTTGCTAAGGCTCTGGATTGTCTGCAACCCTTTTTGAATAATATGCAGACCCATGGACATACCTGGATGCTGCATGGCGTGCATCATGCTCAGGTGCGCGATCGCATGTCGGCGGTGCAGGTTGGCGCGCCGGCTCTGTGGCCCTGGGTGGAATCGCAGATCGAGGAAGCGATCGCGGCGGGACTGCTGCGGGCCGCATAG